From the genome of Uranotaenia lowii strain MFRU-FL chromosome 1, ASM2978415v1, whole genome shotgun sequence, one region includes:
- the LOC129739293 gene encoding nucleolar protein 56: MALYVLYEHAAGYAVFGVKEFEEISMLLPQVEQSVTDLSRFNSIVKLLGFAPFKTAVAALENVNAISEGIVPDDLSVFLDSVLPKASKSNKFTLGVADAKLGAALAEAIGIQCSHIGAIPEILRGIRHHFPKLVKGFSDKSAGIAQLGLGHSYSRCKVKFNVHRSDNMIIQSIALLDQLDKDINTFSMRIREWYSYHFPELVKIVPDNYLFAKVAHFVKDRKSLSDQSLEGLEEIVMDSEKAKAIIDASKMSMGMDISVIDLLNIEMFAKRVVNLSEYRHQLAEYLHSKMGNVAPNLQALIGDQVGARLISKAGSLTNLAKYPASTVQILGAEKALFRALKTKSNTPKYGLLFNSTFIGRANAKNKGRISRFLANKCSIASRIDCFTEAPSNVIGEALKQQVEDRLKFYETGETPRKNLEVMKEALEAASQVAASNQQASGKKKKKNKKRKHEAENGENGNGDADETLNETINGNGTMEIAEDDDPADEPKKKKKKKKNKNKDSDA; this comes from the exons ATG GCCCTTTATGTGTTGTACGAACACGCAGCCGGCTATGCCGTGTTTGGTGTAAAGGAATTCGAGGAGATTTCGATGCTGCTGCCACAGGTGGAACAGTCTGTGACAGACTTATCACGCTTTAATTCAATCGTTAAGCTGTTGGGATTTGCACCGTTCAAAACGGCGGTGGCCGCTCTGGAAAATGTAAATGCCATCTCTGAAGGTATCGTTCCGGACGATTTGTCGGTCTTTTTAGATAGCGTTTTGCCGAAAGCGTCTAAATCAAATAAGTTTACGCTGGGAGTTGCCGACGCTAAGCTTGGTGCAGCCTTGGCTGAAGCAATAGGTATTCAATGCTCGCACATTGGAGCGATACCGGAAATTTTGCGGGGCATTCGTCATCATTTTCCTAAACTAGTTAAAGGATTTTCGGACAAGAGTGCCGGCATAGCCCAGTTGGGGTTAGGGCATAGCTATTCCCGTTGTAAGGTCAAATTCAATGTTCACCGTTCGGACAATATGATTATCCAATCGATCGCGTTGCTAGATCAGCTTGACAAAGAtattaatactttttcgatgcgAATACGCGAGTGGTATTCCTACCACTTCCCAGAGCTGGTGAAAATCGTACCAGACAATTATCTTTTCGCCAAAGTAGCACATTTTGTAAAAGACCGTAAATCGCTGTCGGACCAGAGCCTTGAAGGGCTGGAGGAAATTGTTATGGATTCGGAAAAGGCTAAAGCCATTATTGACGCATCGAAAATGTCGATGGGTATGGATATTTCCGTTATTGATCTGTTAAACATCGAAATGTTTGCAAAGCGTGTGGTTAATTTGTCCGAGTATCGTCATCAATTGGCGGAGTATTTGCATTCTAAGATGGGTAATGTTGCTCCAAATTTGCAGGCACTTATTGGCGATCAGGTAGGGGCTCGGCTTATTTCCAAAGCTGGTAGTCTTACAAATTTAGCAAAGTATCCAGCATCTACTGTACAAATTCTTGGTGCCGAGAAAGCACTTTTCCGTGCATTGAAAACCAAAAGCAACACCCCAAAATATGGTTTGCTTTTCAACTCTACATTTATTGGACGGGCTAACGCTAAGAATAAGGGTCGCATTTCACGATTCCTTGCAAACAAGTGCTCGATCGCGTCTCGCATTGATTGTTTCACAGAAGCGCCGAGTAACGTTATTGGCGAAGCGCTCAAACAACAAGTCGAAGATCGGCTCAAGTTCTACGAAACTGGTGAAACGCCTCGCAAAAATCTGGAAGTTATGAAAGAAGCCCTGGAGGCTGCTTCTCAAGTCGCGGCATCCAATCAACAGGCCAGTggtaaaaagaaaaagaagaataaaaaacgcaAACATGAGGCAGAAAATGGCGAGAACGGAAATGGCGATGCTGATGAAACATTGAACGAAACGATCAACGGTAACGGCACTATGGAAATCGCCGAAGACGATGATCCGGCCGATGAGcctaagaagaaaaagaaaaagaagaagaacaaaaacaaaGACAGCGAtgcataa
- the LOC129739294 gene encoding 26S proteasome non-ATPase regulatory subunit 6 — translation MPIENLEEQGLEKNPNLELSQIKFLLSLPEHGQNKELAEKLLTAIKADFMAPWYEEICKELNWSVDQKLLAEMKEVNRKKLEELDAVIEDAEKNLGEMEVREANLKKSEYLCRIGDKDGAISAFRKTYDKTVSLGHRLDIVFHNIRIGLFYLDHDLITRNIEKAKTLIEEGGDWDRRNRLKVYQGAYCVAIRDFKAAANFFLDTVSTFTSYELMDYASFVRYTVYVSIISLPRNELRDKVVKGAEIQEVLHQLPDVKDYLFSLYNCHYSDFFKNLALVETFLRKDVLFHPHYRFYVREMRILAYTQLLESYRSLTLQYMADAFGVNVDYIDAELSRFIAAGRLHCKVDRVGGIVETNRPDSKNWQYQATIKQGDILLNRVQKLSRVINI, via the exons ATGCCAATCGAAAATCTGGAAGAACAGGGTTTGGAGAAGAACCCCAATTTGGAGTTGtcgcaaataaaatttttactcaGCCTACCGGAACATGGTCAAAATAAAGAACTAGCCGAGAAGTTGCTTACAGCAATCAAAGCCGATTTTATGGCACCCTGGTATGAAGAG aTATGCAAAGAATTGAACTGGTCTGTAGATCAGAAGCTGCTTGCAGAGATGAAAGAGGTCAATCGGAAGAAGCTCGAAGAGCTCGATGCTGTCATCGAAGATGCCGAGAAAAACCTCGGTGAAATGGAAGTTCGAGAAGCCAATTTGAAAAAGTCGGAATATCTATGCCGCATTGGCGATAAGGATGGAGCCATTTCGGCATTCCGCAAAACCTACGACAAAACAGTATCACTTGGCCACCGCCTGGATATTGTTTTCCATAACATTCGTATTGGATTGTTTTATTTAGACCACGATTTAATCACTCGCAACATTGAAAAAGCGAAGACTTTAATCGAAGAAGGAGGTGACTGGGATCGTCGGAACCGTTTGAAGGTCTATCAAGGAGCATATTGTGTAGCTATCCGTGATTTCAAAGCTGCTGCTAACTTCTTTTTGGATACCGTTAGCACTTTTACAAGTTATGAACTGATGGACTACGCCTCTTTTGTGCGCTACACTGTCTACGTTTCAATCATAAGTTTACCGAGGAATGAACTTCGCGACAAAGTCGTAAAGGGAGCCGAAATTCAGGAAGTACTTCACCAACTCCCTGACGTTAAAGACTATCTCTTTTCTCTTTACAACTGCCACTACTCggactttttcaaaaatctcgCTTTGGTAGAAACCTTTCTCCGTAAAGACGTGTTGTTCCATCCTCACTATCGTTTCTATGTGCGTGAAATGAGAATTCTTGCGTATACTCAATTACTCGAATCGTACCGCTCATTAACGCTCCAGTACATGGCCGACGCTTTTGGCGTTAACGTAGATTACATCGATGCTGAACTATCTCGTTTCATTGCAGCCGGTCGTTTGCACTGCAAGGTTGATCGAGTTGGCGGCATTGTCGAAACCAACAGACCGGATAGTAAAAATTGGCAGTATCAGGCCACCATCAAGCAGGGAGATATTCTGCTGAATCGTGTCCAGAAGCTGAGCAGAGTcatcaatatttaa